A section of the Desulfobulbaceae bacterium genome encodes:
- a CDS encoding fused response regulator/phosphatase: MVEREMTILVIEDELFSRDLLVNILEGFGYRVQSAICGETGREIAGNEPPDLILLDIIMPGEDGFETCGKLKAHSATRDIPIIFISGNNDIQSKVKGLSIGGWDYITKPFQPDEVNARVRNCLKLRFAYQQIIREQAMRLQQMHEAQQAILVNPAEIPEANFAVYYLPVLEAGGDFYDVFRIAKGIHGYLVADISGHDLSASFATSALKALVRQNASILYAPNETVHVINQILTSIFQEGQHLTAIYAALNRVHNVLAVVNAGHLPMLFMPQQGEPYWVEANSDILGIFADAFFETRTLSVSAGDRFYLFSDGLVESFIEPQRTRTQGMDGFRQAAILSRQQTITEATATIIKTFSPAGHTFDDDVLLLGVDI; this comes from the coding sequence CCAGGGATCTGTTGGTCAATATACTGGAAGGCTTTGGTTACCGTGTCCAGTCGGCGATATGTGGTGAGACAGGCAGAGAGATCGCCGGCAATGAACCCCCTGACCTCATTCTGCTTGATATTATCATGCCGGGCGAAGACGGTTTTGAGACCTGCGGAAAATTAAAGGCACACTCTGCCACCAGAGATATTCCAATAATATTCATCTCAGGCAACAACGATATACAAAGTAAGGTCAAAGGCCTCTCCATTGGCGGCTGGGACTATATCACCAAGCCCTTTCAGCCGGATGAAGTCAACGCCAGGGTGCGTAACTGTCTTAAACTTCGTTTCGCCTATCAGCAGATTATCAGGGAGCAGGCCATGCGGCTTCAACAGATGCATGAAGCACAGCAGGCTATCCTGGTCAATCCGGCGGAGATTCCGGAGGCCAACTTTGCTGTTTATTACCTGCCGGTCTTGGAAGCGGGTGGTGATTTTTATGACGTTTTTCGCATTGCCAAGGGGATACATGGGTATCTGGTGGCTGATATCAGCGGGCATGATTTGTCGGCCTCCTTTGCCACTTCAGCGCTCAAGGCCCTTGTCCGTCAGAACGCATCAATTCTTTATGCACCGAATGAAACAGTGCATGTGATCAACCAGATCCTCACGTCAATTTTTCAAGAGGGACAACATCTGACCGCTATTTATGCGGCCCTCAATCGAGTGCACAATGTCTTGGCAGTGGTGAATGCCGGGCATTTGCCTATGTTGTTTATGCCGCAACAAGGAGAACCTTATTGGGTCGAGGCAAACAGCGATATTTTAGGGATATTTGCTGATGCCTTTTTTGAGACCAGGACACTTTCAGTAAGTGCTGGCGACAGGTTTTACCTGTTTTCAGACGGTTTGGTTGAATCATTTATCGAGCCGCAACGGACCCGCACACAAGGTATGGATGGATTCAGGCAGGCTGCCATCTTGAGCAGGCAACAAACTATAACGGAGGCCACTGCGACAATAATCAAAACCTTTTCACCGGCTGGACATACCTTTGATGATGATGTCTTGCTTTTAGGGGTGGATATCTAA